The nucleotide sequence GTTTGGTTCTAGCAATGTTTCTGAGTCAATTACTGAATTGGTTTCATTTCCTAAGCACATTTGCTATATCTCTGTATATCTTTAATTATGTTCAATACATATCAGCATCAGAATCATTTCCCAAAAAAATTAACACTGATTGAACAAAAGCCAATAGCTTCACTTCTCTTCTAATCATCAGTCCTTTTTTTCTTTGATTCATGTTCTCTCAACTCTTTCTTTCTTCAGCATAATTCCTGGAAGGAAGGAGAGCATTGTTGCAGTATTTGCTTATAATTTTGATGTCTTGTGAATTCCATTCCACTGCACATGAACAGCTGAATCAAGTTTTCAGCACTATTTTAAGTCTATTTAGGCATCTAAATTGTTGCATTACTCTATTCATTTTCTGCACCCTTTTTTTTCCGACTGATATTAGAAATAATTAGCTAACACAACCATTAACTTGAAAGCTAAGCAAAGTAAGAAGAAGCCTATTCATGATTATACATTCTACAAACCAAGCAATGGAATGCTGAAATCACCAACCTTGCATTGTTTAACCCCATAATAGCACCATTAATTTAGTATTTCCACCAACAAACTCATTGTAGTATTCTGATTTAAGCTCTCATGCCATCACATCAAAGCTAAACTAAAATTTCTGATCAGGGATCAAAATCACCCAATTTATCTGTGTCTGAGCTTAATGATAGTTAGGAGACATGTTAGGTTAGGTTGATATGTTAGGCCCATGCTATGTTGGATTGGGTTTATACAACATTGATGCAGCACCTAACTATGCACAACAGCTATGGCCAGATGAGTGTATATATAAAGTCATGATTGTTTCCGCTCTAAGCTACAAGGATATCTctccctcccttctcctcctcctctctctctctctctctcttgctattGGGtgtaagaagaggaagatgaacacTATACTGAGGAAGTGCAAGAGCTTGTCAAAGCTAGGGAGGAGTTCGTCTTACAGTAGTTTGAGGTCGAAATCCACGAGAGAAGATGAGTTGTGGCCGGAAGACGGCGCTGCAATCAGTGCAGACAACGGCGCCGACGAGGTGGCGGTGTTCGTGGGGAGATCGAGGCGGCGGTACTTGGTGAACTCGAAGCACCTGAATCACCCACTGCTGAGTGCGCTCATCGATCGATCTAAGCTCGGTGAGATACGCATCAAGTGCGAGGTTGTGCTGTTCGATCACCTGCTGTGGATGCTGGAGAACGCGGAGCTCGACGCGGCCGACGACGCCGCGACGCTGGAGGAATTGGCCGAGCTCTATGCATGCTGAGGCGTTTTGGATGAATTATTATGAGATATAAAACTATATATACAGATACAATATTGTTTGAATTCAATTCGGTCCTAATTAACTTGTGATCAAAGAGGTTTGATAGGGCTGTAAAAACAAGCCTATCCGCATCTGTTTTGTTCATGTGTTGCTTGCAGTATAATAAAGTTCGTAATGCTTCCAGTTCATGTGTTGCCTTGATGACATTGTTGTCTTTTTTGAATCCAATTAGggttatttgatttcatatggactaTCCCAAATAGTTCAAATAAATATGTTTGGCAATAGAcatgagaattttcttgatttatttttttctctgatttttatttttatttgtgaaaaaaaagaaatatatattatgCAGTAAATCAAGAAATTGATATAAAttctttataaaatatatatttttttcgaaAAAATCTGTGGGAAAATTCGATATAAAGAcattaatttctatttttttccttatttatctggttttgttttctgtttcttttcagtgtatTTGTTCTACAGTGTTAACTCGATAGCATGCGTTGGGTAACCCCAAAGCTGTTGTCTCCTTTGATGTACTTGGAATACAAATCAAAAGAACAGCTCCTCCTACCGCCGCCAGACGTCGTCGACGAATCCCCTGCTTGGAAGACATGGACGCCGCAGGGTTGGACTCGGAAGGGCGAGGGTTCGCGAGCGCGAGGGAGATGTGGAGAGAAGAGATCGGCATCGGAGAGGAAGGGGAGGAAGCGGAGAACGGCGCCCCCTGCAAACGCCGTGACTGGTATCAGAAGGGCATCGCCTACTGGGAGGTAATCGAATTCGCACCCAATTAGACACCGGTTCCCCGACGTTTCCGCTTTCTTGTTCCGATGACCTAATGGAGGGCTTCTCTTCCGCTCGTACAAGGGAGTGGAGGCCTCTGTGGATGGTGTCTTGGGAGGGTACGGGCACGTCGACGACGCCGACGTCAAGGGAAGCGAGGCCTTTCTTAAACCCCTCTTGCTCGACCGCTTTGGAAGCGGCGCACGCCATCCTGTGGCTCTTGGTAAACCTCTTTCATGCCGCTCTTTTGCAGTGAACATGTCTTGGAAAATGCCCGTGAGGGAAAATTTTGACCTTGCTCGGAATAATGATGGCCTTAATAACTTCTAATGTTGCTTTTTCCTTctgttgttttcttttgtttggaTTGGGTGTGTGCGCGTTGGATATGAACAAATCAACGAACATGTATGTGTGCTTTACGTGATGTATGTAAGTCTTGCAGATTGTGGTTCTGGCATCGGAAGGGTCACCAAGAATCTTCTTTTGAGATATTTTAATGAGGCAAGTAACTCTGCTTCGTCTTAATCAGCACTATTGTTTTGCTCGTTCAATGGCATAGTAGAGTTCATATGGCCTCACGTATTCAATAATGACCATCTAGCCTTAAAGGTGAAAAGCTTTCTATTCCATATCAAATTGTAGTGCTAAGCTGTCGAGAAGCCATAAGAACTTACACTCACTGCCCAACTAACATAATATGCcacatgctgctgctgctgctcctgtaAGTAAATAGAACAAAAGCACTCAATAAAGACACAAAAAATTGAAATTCTACAGCCTCACAGATTCCTCTAAATCCTCTTTGTACATTGTTTATACAAACTATGATGGTTATGTTCCTTTCATAGTAAATCACAGATACAGACATGCATTTTCCAATTGTTTGCCTTTGCAATGATCGATAAACCACTCCACCCCTTGGGACAAAGGCAAAGCTTTCCTATTTATTCGAACACCATTAGAGGTCTTTACTTTTTCGGTCTGCTTTGACTCCacaacttaatttttttactGCCAAACACTTTATAGCTGCAAATGTTTTCAAGCACTTTTTCACCTTTCTGTGAATGTTCAACCTGAGATTTTGTTCATGCACTTTTTCTTTACCATTTTGTCTCTGAAAGAATCTCGTTTTCCATGAAGCAATTTGTCACCTGAGTTATCAACATAGATAGTACAAGTGCTAGGCATGAGAAGAATGTTTTACATTGTATTTGGTTGTGTCCTAATAGTAGACATCTTGGAATGGTAATGGAATATTTGATTTGGTCCATGTAAAAAGGAACAGATATCTCTTACATATTTAGGGAAGCCATAAGTTAAATGGAAGTGGAACAGTGAGAATGGATTTTTAACTTTGTGTATTTGTTGATGATTTTCTGTTCAAGGTAAGTGCTTTCTTGAAGGCCTACATTAATGCTTCCAGAGAGTGCTTTGTTTAAAGGAGATGGTGCAGTTTTATGAATTGTCAACCACTCTTTTTCAAGCTGTTTTCAGCCACTTCAAATCTCCCACCATTTTAGTTTCAGTTCTACTGCTCATTTTGGATGTTTGTTAGAATGTTTGATGTCAGTaaaaggttcaattggttttgaCACAGGTTTGCTTTCATGTGTGAAGGACTAGTATGGATGTTTGACAGTGTTCTATTTTGAGTAACTATTGGAATGAGATTTGAGATATATGAGGATTAGCACCCAAGGGATCCCAAGACAAGGCAGATACATATAATGAATCACGATATAGGCTTCTTGTCTCAATAATGGGTATACAAACTAAAGGACTACGAGATGATGGAGAAGTTAAATTCTGAATTTTTTGAACTCGACTTAGTTAAGTACCAACAGTTGGTCTGATGGGATTTTAAGTATGTAAAATGTAAACATTGAGGTACAATAAGCAAGTGAAAATGCACTTGCAGTCATTCTTTGCAGCAGATAGACAAAGaacaaatatataaatttatGGTGTATATATCTTAGAGATGTCAAATGTGGATGGATTTATCTGAATCCTATTCTTGGCATATGATAACAACTCCAGTTTTGATACTAGTATCTGCGCATTGTCATTCCTTATATTACTGAGCTCCGTATCATTCCGTTGCAGTTTGTTTAGCAGATTCCTAAGACAATGCTTTCACAGTATAGAACTTTTTTATCATGGTTTTCTGGTTTAACAGTTATTTCCTAGCCTGAACTTATGCCATTTTACCATGACTAGTTTGATAGCTTTGTGCAACTTTGTTGAAGGGCATAGCAGTAAATTTCTAGTTTGTTAGTTAATAGTTTATCTTAGACATGCATCCTACCTTATTTTGGATTTGGCTTGCCATTTTATTCAAAAAGTGTGAGATGGCCATGTTTCTTAATCCAGGTTGACCTTGTTGAGCCAGTATCACATTTTCTTGAAGCTGCTCGTGAGAAGTTAGCTACTGATAAAGATAATTCTGATCACAAAGCTATCAATTTTTATTGTGTCCCTCTACAGGTTTTGTTTTCTTTGTTGCCCattgatattttattggttaaccTCTATGATGGTATTAAATTGTTG is from Musa acuminata AAA Group cultivar baxijiao chromosome BXJ1-6, Cavendish_Baxijiao_AAA, whole genome shotgun sequence and encodes:
- the LOC135677556 gene encoding auxin-responsive protein SAUR76-like, with translation MNTILRKCKSLSKLGRSSSYSSLRSKSTREDELWPEDGAAISADNGADEVAVFVGRSRRRYLVNSKHLNHPLLSALIDRSKLGEIRIKCEVVLFDHLLWMLENAELDAADDAATLEELAELYAC
- the LOC135677137 gene encoding alpha N-terminal protein methyltransferase 1-like — encoded protein: MDAAGLDSEGRGFASAREMWREEIGIGEEGEEAENGAPCKRRDWYQKGIAYWEGVEASVDGVLGGYGHVDDADVKGSEAFLKPLLLDRFGSGARHPVALDCGSGIGRVTKNLLLRYFNEVDLVEPVSHFLEAAREKLATDKDNSDHKAINFYCVPLQEFTPEVGRYDVIWIQWCIGQLTDDDFLLFFKRAKVGLKPNGFFVVKENTARSGFVLDKEDNSITRSDSYFKELFKQCGLHLYRTKDQKGFPEELFPVKMYALVTDRRQGSNNGRGKTRQHKPAVIKS